The following DNA comes from Anopheles arabiensis isolate DONGOLA chromosome 3, AaraD3, whole genome shotgun sequence.
CACCCAGCCGGTAGGGAGCGAGGAGCGATTCTTCGATTTGATGCCTTTTCCTCGAGTGTGTTATCCTTGGAATGGGCCAATAAATAGCAAGAACGTGACGTTCTCTCAAGAAGATTATGGCTATTTTCGGTTTGAAGGGAGCTTTTGAAAGATTCAACGCGACGCCATTACTTTCCCACACCGTTGCCTGTTGACTTTGGGATCTTGGCGAAATAGAGGCGAGGCGATCTTTTTACCCATCGATGAGCTGGGATGAGACTTTTGTTGGTAAATTGTTCAAGTTTTACCCTTTTGCATTTTAGAACCACTTTTCAGAGACGAGATTTGTGTGTTGACCTTTTCGGGTTTTCCCAGCGAAACATGAGGGCCCCCTCATTGGCAGATCGAAATTCTTTAGACAAGGAGCTTTAGTCCCCTGTCGCTGCGTGTGGAGCAGCAAGGAGCGAAATTTATTGGCCCACCGTCTTCACTCCCCCCTGTCACATACagccttttttccccctttatCATCTAACTTATCTTTCCCGAGACCGAACATTCGTACACACGATAACTCTCGCTCCCAACGCAATGATAACTGTGTTCCTTGAACTTTAGCCCACTCCGCCCTGACAGACGGTGACCTTTACAAGCTTGGCACAGCAGCACCGTTGACATTTAGCCGCGATAGAAGCTTGGAGGGCACGACCGGTTAGGGCTTAGAGGGTATGCGATGAAACTGTAAGCTTCGGTGCAGATTCGaggcaagaaaaataatgatctGACCTATCTTCGGTGCTACCGGCACAAGGGGTATGATAAGCGAAAGGACACAGGACTATGATAAAGAAGGCACACGCCATGATTACGACTTGGCGCGAGACTGTTTCTGCTCCCCCATGAACCCCAGGTCGCGGCACGTGAGCATTAGCTGATGGAGGTAATTAATTCCGCTGAAGATATGTGTAGGGGATGTGATGTTCCCCTTCATTCTCCCGAGCTTTCGCAAGGAAAATGAGATTAGCGCGGAAAACTCGTATAAGACGCAAAGCGTCGTTGTTCGTTTCTAAATATGGcacggctgtgtgtgtgttgcggttTACTTTGCACTTCGTATGGCAAGGATTAAGGTTAATCTAAGAACCTAGCTGTGGGCGGTACAACGGATCCTTTGTAGGTAGAAAATCTTTCAGAGATggtttttaattaaagaaTCGTTTCGGAATTATTATGCAGAATGACATATCAGTATGCTGGAAATATTTAGATTCGCAATAAATGCCATAATACTGGGACAACCCGATAGTCTATTGTATATGAGCATCAATTCTAAACCGAACCGTCCTCCTCAGAATCAATGACTTGATTTTGTAGTTCCGTGATACTAATAAGTCTCAGAAGCCTGACATGACCACACAACCACAATATATCTTTCTAGTTATTTTCATATGTTGACTATCACGTCTATAATAGTTCTGCAATCAACTTTTCACCCTTTCTTAGCGGACGATCTGATGAGCTACCATGGCGAGATCTACAATCCCTTCACACCGGTCGTCTCACCGACGACCGAGGCGGCGGCCACGCGTATCGATAAGATGTACATACAGACTGCTAGCGGTTATCGACCAGTTGACAATACCTACTCCTACCACAAGTCTAGGGCACTAATCGGAGGAGACCCGGAAAGCAATAGGTAAGTAATTGGAGCAATTGTAAACAGCGGAAAGACATAACGCTCATCTCTAACGCGCTCTCCTGCAGCCATACGATAAGCACATCGGTACATCTGTCCTGTGCGGTGCAGCGCGTCTGGCATCTTCTCTCGACCGTCTGTCACGGTTTGCTCGGAGGCTTGGCCTTTGCCCATCTGCTGCTGATCTGCACGACCAAGCCGTACGATTGGGTCGATGCCTCGATACACCACTACTCGGCCTTTGCCGAGGTGTACGCCAACACGTTCTACTGTTTGGCCATCGTTTGTATGGTTTCGATATTCGATCGGTAAGTGTAGAAAGGGATGCACAACGGCACGTGCTTTTGCGACTAACGCTTGTGGCAGTTGTACTAATCCGATTTGCTTTACTTTTGTAGAATGGACATTGCGTACGGGGGCGATACGAACATCTCGTTCCGTTCGatcttcatcatcatgatcTACGTGATGACGATCATACTGAGTCTGTCGGCTGGCACGATGGACGAACGGTTGTATGTTACCGCGTCGCTAAATGTCACCGTATGGGAAGAGGAATTGGTAAGTGAGGAAAATGCCCGAAACGTGGACTTTCGCTTAATACTAATATATTTGATCATCTCTCCAACGAACAGGAAACGAACAAGGTACTAAGTGTGTGGAATGCACTGTCGATCGCCCGAAGTGTCGGTGCCATCTTCGGCTGGCTGATCGTGGGCTTTCTACCGAACCAGGACAATCTGTACGACCAGCTGCTCGAGATGGAAAAGTATCAACTGCAGTAGGAAATGGCAAACGTATCATACACTCCAGCGTGCTGTACATACTACCTGGGCTGGAGGGGACACACAAAGTACTAACCAAGAGTTACTGAACAATAATCACGCTTATGTCACTGTGGTGTGCAGCGAGTCACACAGCCCGTTCGCGTGCGCTCGGGGAGTCGTGAGCTTGCGGGCAAATTTAATGTAGTACATACATACCGTAGTAAGAAGTTGAGGTGCGTATCATTTAAAAGTATTACCGTTCAGGAAGCTAGCAGGAAGCGGTTGTGGTAGCATTTACGTGCAAAACCAAATCAGGATGTACTGTGGGGTAGAATGTGGCATATTAGCGAGGGATAGTGCAAACTGGGAACGACTGATAATCATTGTTGTGGTGTAATCAAAATGATAGCAATCGTGATGCGGGTGGGGTGGGTGGTGAAAGTGGTTATTTCCACTGGTTCCGCGGTGGAGGCGTTGCAAGTTAGCCGAAAGGATATTAGGATATTGAGACAATTAATTAATCTGTAAGCTGTACTGTTATCATACAACCATGTATCACGCTAAGGCGAATGTTCTGATTTCTCGTACACCATAAACGAAAGGGGACATTAATACTGGGCTaaggtgtatgtgtttgtctATGATGAGTACTCGCAATATCACATTTATATGAAGAGATCGGTTGCGTTTAAAACAGATTACCATGAAATGCAAATAATTTTCATTAAACTTTGCTATACAATTCTAGTCCTGCTATCTGCTATACACACTATTGTAAGGAGTAACGGACATTAGACTAGACAACCTGGAGGAATATATTTCTACGCTGAATATTTAGGTCGAATTTATAAATAATCGCTCTTATCAGTGCGGTAGTGATATTAGTTGCTCGAGATTGAAATAGGTACTGTATGAGTTCCTGAACCGTTATGAAGCCCGATATAATACCCTCGTATAATCATTGAACCGGAATAGAAAATGAGTAGTTTCGGGACCAAGATCGGATCGAATGCAGGTCTACGAACGGTTTGGGAATCAGGTCCAGTCCCAGAACCAATACAGATTCAGTGTGTCACTTCCAAGTCTGGTATGGATATGGGATCTATTGATGGTATGGATTCTGCATCATTACAGGACCAGTATGGCTGCAGGATCACTCCTAAGATcaatatgggttcatgatcatGGTTCAGAAATGTCATGACATATGGATCAACATGGACTCAGGCATTATAGGAACTGTAGTCGTAGCAAGTAatatttgaatggtttttcTTTAAACAACTTTTTCAGCACCTAGTAGTATTTTTTTCCCGCGGACATTTTTAGTGAAACCCTATAACCGGGACAAATTGATTTGAGTGTAAACAAATGTCTGGTAAAAATTAAATCTTGCTTAACCCAAACAAATCGTTCAAATTAACGGCTTTTGTCGGATATTTCGCTATGAACGCCCAAGGTATCTATGCGTGCAGCCTTCTCCGACAGCCGCACCACAATTGTCTACACCTTGGCGCTTGGCGCAAAACGTCAGCCGCGGAATCGCACACGcgcaaaaacaataacaaaaccacacgTCCGTTTTCCAGGTGCCGGCTAGCGCGATGGACGAAATCGCACAGATTGGGTTTCAAATCATTGCCTTGGCCAAGGACAAACCGGAAGGCATCAACAACGATGATCTGGCGGAATCGCTCCAGTCCGTACCGCCGGAGCAGCGCGTGCAAGCGCTGAACAAGCTGCTACAGGAGGCAGTGCTGGAGATACTGAAGAAGGGCAACACGCTGATCTACCGGCTGAAGGATCCGGGCAAAAAGTCGTCCGCCCCGAAGGACATCGACAATGAGGAGCGCGTCATCTACAACATCGTGGAGGAGGGCGGCAACAAGGGCATCTGGATACGGGACATTCGCGTGAAGTCGAATCTGGTCATGACGCAGCTCAACAAGGTGCTGAAGCAGCTGGAGAACAAGAAGCTTATCAAGGCGGTCAAATCGGTGAATGTAAGTAATGGTCGGGGTGTTTTGTGCGCGTGATTTGCTGCCATACTGATATTACAATCGTCTTCCAATTCGCAggcaagcaaaaagaaagTCTACATGCTGTACAACCTCGAGCCGGATCGGTCCATAACCGGGGGCGCCTGGTACCAGGACCAGGACTTCGAGGCCGAGTTTGTCGACGTGCTGAATCAGCAGTGCTTGCGGTTTCTGCGGCAAAAGCGCGAAGTGGCGAAGGGCAGCGGCGAGGGACCACTGGCCGTGCAGAAGCTGTCCGAATGTTCGGTGGCCGACGTGCACCGGTTCATCTCCGATCTGGGCATTAGCAAGATCAGCCTCGACGAGGACGATCTGGAAACGATACTCAAAACGGTGGTGTACGACGGCAAGGCCGAACGGGTGGCCCAGATCAGTGGGGGTTTCCTGTACCGGGCGATCGAGACGCCGATCGCGGCGCCCGGGTTGGTGCAGATGCCGTGCGGCATCTGTCCGGTGGTTAAGAACTGTGCCGACTGTGGTGAAATCACGCCCCAGCTATGCACTTACATTAGCGAGTGGTTAGATTGAGCGCACGGGTGATAGTGGTGCGGATGGGCTGGTGAGGGGCACACCACCCTAAAAAGTGGCCCCATTTACGTATAGGTTTCGTTAAGATATGATTCAACAGCAAAATAGACAAACTAAACATGtgagaagaagcaaacaaaatcgCCAACAGAATGACTTCTTGCCAGCCAGCAGCAAGCCTTAGTTTTGCCAACACGCTTTGCCGTTTATGTTACTTGCCTCTCGGAGAACTTAAGATAGATATGGTTGCTTTGACTGGTCGACGGGTGGCACTCTCACACAACCAGCTCGCTTATCGCGTTTTGTATCGTAGTGCGCCGTTTAAAAAGGCAGCAGGAAAGTGTGGTCTTTTGCAGTGGAATTTCATTCCATTGTCGCATGCTGACCGACCGCTGCCCGCTTTGATAAGCAAGCGCCGTTGCGTTAGTCCGTTTCAACTCGTCCTCGGGTGCACAACTGTCGCTGTTCGCTGGGACTGTGAGTGCATATTGCAGCCGAATTCTACCACCAATGCTGTTATCAAGAAGCTCGAAGGGAGCAACCCTGCTTGGGGGGTTGTTGTGGATCGTTTTCTTCGCCAATTTGGTCGCTGGCCAATTAACCCTTTACGGCTCGAGAGGTAAGTAGGAAGCAATCGTTCGGCATACATTAAACGCCATTGATGAGTTTTTGTCCATCCGAAAGCGCCCTCCATGCGTCGTCCGCTCACTAGACAGTTGGTGGGGCAATGCCCTGCGCCGTACTTCCCGAACGGGGAGGCGAAAATTCGAAACCGTGGCCGAATGATGCGCTTCGACTGTGCGTACGGGTTTAAGCTGGTCGGCAATCGGTACTCCAACTGCCAGAACGGTCGCTGGGACACATCGATACCGGTTTGTGTGAGTAAGTGTACCCTCCTCTCCGCGAAAACATGTTCTACGAAAAGTGGACACTGTGTAATATTGAACCCCTTACTTACCAGAATCCGGATGCAGCCTGCTCGCCCCAATAGAGTCCGGCCACGTGCTGTACGAGATGAACAAAGCGTCCGCCTTTCTGTCCTGCTTTGAGGGGACCGAGCTGGCCGGCTCGAGAAACGCCTACTGCAACGGGACGCACTGGGATCGACCGCTCGGTATCTGCCGGCGTACGGGACAGGCGACACCGACGGCCTGCGACTTCGAGACCGAGTCGCTGTGCGGCTGGTCCAACGATGCGCTGCACGATTTCGACTGGAAGCGCAGCGACGGTACGCTGAACCCGCGCGCACTCCGAACCGGGCCCAAGTACGACCACACCACGATGCAGCCGAAGGCGGGCCACTTCATGATAGTGGATTCCGGCGAGCAGCTAACGAACGATACGGCCCGCTTCATATCGCCGCTGTTCGAGCCGGAGCTGAGCGTCGGTGCGTGCTTCCAGTTTTACTATCACATGTACGGGGAGTCGGTCGGCACGCTGAAGGTGTTTGTGAAGCCGATGAGCGCCGACCTGTACGATCTGCAGCCGGTGTTTGTGCAGCGGGGCAATCAGAAGAACGTTTGGCACGAGGGTCACGTTGAGGTGGGCCAGCAAGCGGAGCGCTTTCAGGTGGTGATCGAGGCGAGCCTGGGCATGCGCTACAAGAGCGACATTGCGATCGACGATGTGAGCTTGCTGCAGGGCGACAGTTGCCGGGTGGCGGTCGAGGATGGCGAGGAGCCACCACCGGCCGAGGTGGAGAACGTGCCGGTGAAGATAGAGTCGTGCGAAAACCGGTGCGGAAGCAGTATGGCCGCCGTGCTGAACGCGAACGATACGATTGTGCACTGCGACTGCCACGAGGACTGTGTGACGAGTGAGACCTGCTGTCCGGATTACCGGGAACGGTGCGTTTTTCAGGTAGCGGTTGGAGGGAGTAACGTAAGTACGACCACACCCGTTCCTGTACCGTCGACGTCTACCACGGTTAGGACAACTACGGCAAAAGCTGCTGCCACTACGTCTACGCGGCCGGTGACAACGACTTCCACAACGGTCAGTagcactactaccaccactaccaccaccaccaccacaaccactgCAAAGCCAACAACGTCAAGCGCTACTACGACCAGGAGTACCACTACAAAACCATCCACGACGTCCACTGTCTCCACGACAACCACGAAGAAGTACAATCTACGCCCAAGGCCTAGTCTCGTTCCGCTTACCAATCGACCACAGCTGCCACCAACAACCACACCAGCTGCAACGACTCGCAAAACAACTACGCCAACGACCACAGCCACCTCCACAACGGTGACAACGACCATCCCCACCACCACTCAATCCGACCTGGTGGCGGTTGAACAGTCCGTGCCATCAACAACCGAGGAGGTGATAATGCCCGGCCTGGCCATGGCCCCACTGCAACCGGTAGAAAAACTCCACTCCACTCCGAGTCTGATGAAGTTCTTCGTGTACGCCATATCGACCGTAGTGCTGTTTGCGTGCATTTTAAGCGCTGCGTACCTTTACGCACGACGGTCGCGTTCCAGCGTGCTGGCAAGGTTGAAGGAAAAATCGCAAAAGAGTGGCTTCGAGGACATCCGGTTTCTGGCTGGCGATGAAGACTTAGACTTTAACATTACGCACGGGCGCGATGTGGAGGAGGGAGAGGAGGTGCTGGAAAAGGAAGGCAAAGGGgaggcaaaagcaaaacaggaaACCAAACCAAGCAAGAAGGACGCAAAAGCGGACATCGTAAGGATGGCAAAGCAGGAAGATAAGAAGAACCTTGCCACACATGGGCGCGGAGAAGAGGACAGTAACACCGATAGCGACGCGTCGACGGATGACGATGgggcgggcggtggtggtgcgaaAAGGACACATGGGAAGCCGAACAAAAAAGCGTACCAGAAGTATGTAAAACATCACGACGAGGATATGGCATCGAGCTTACTGTGAGTGTGTTGATAAGAGCGGTAGTGGACAGCGTCACCATCCGGCGGGCACGTACCGCGGGGAATTCCGATAAGCAAATGATGCCGTTCTCTTGGTTTGCTTCTCCTTCTTACCCGCTCGCTGCCGAGCATAACAGGAAATTATGATGCGCAAATGCTGCGATAAAGATGCGATTGTAGGAAAGTGATGAACCCCGCGGGGTGCGGGACACAAAAACGAAAGTGAAATGTTTTTaggcagatttttttttgtatttctctTGAGGGTGAGTTGGTGTGAGTATTTATTGAATGTAAACTGATACTGCATGGCGATGAGCGAAAGTacactttttattttgaaaataaacgaCTTTACATTCAAACCAAAGTAGGCGAGCACGTGTGCGTTCCCTGTCTCTACAATGGGAAGAGACTGCTCACGTTCATTTTGTGAAGGGACAACaaaagaataatattttatcCGTTGATCCCATTTCAAGCCAAGacattatttgaaatattttaaaatgtattttaaaatattatagaaaacaataaattacaaaaaaaaacaagtttatCATTTTGTCCACTCATGCAATGACGGCGTCCCATTGTCAACTACGTGTCATCTGTTGTACGTGTCACTTTCGCTGCACGAAAACAATCTTTTGGTAGTGTGTTGTAATTtcggtgtcggtgtgtgtattgcgtttgttgtttttcatttggaTCGCAAAATGATTGTAAAATTACGAATATCCGAGCACGTTAAGAAGGTTAGTAGCGGAATGTCTCTCTGCCCTTGGTTTCCTTCTGTACCGCAACTCTTCTCTACTCCGCTAACCCATTTCCCCTCTTCGTTTTGCAGCGCATTTGCGATCCGACGTTTGCCTCGTCACCGGGTACGGGCGAGCTGTACGGTACCATCTGTGACGGTGTGCCGACGGTGATCGGGTTTGCCCGGGTGCTGAAACAACTGGCCGAAGCAGCGACGGTCGACCCAGATGCGGCCGAAAAGTGCGCACCCGCCGATACGCCCGCTCCCATCCAGCACAGCCTACCGAGCGGGCTGGATCTGATCGGCTGGGTCAAGACGGGCCCGTACGCCGATCCGACCGACTTTCTGCTCAAAGCCGGCCCAGACGCGTTCGTGACGGACAATCCGGTCTACCTGCACTACACCGGCGAACCGGGGGCCGACCTGCAGACGTTCATTTTCGAGCAGCGCAAGTTGCAGTCGGTCGAGTGCGTCCTGTTCGCAGACGAGTTCCTGCACCGGGAGTACTACCTGCTGCGGCTCCAGTGCACGCTGACGCTGGTGTGCGAGCAGACGGAAAAATCGGTCTGCGAGAATGCGTTCCGACTGCGGCGACAGCTCGGGTCGGGCAGTGTGGCGTTTACTGTGCCCGCTGCTGCAGGCGTGATGCTGAGCGACTATGCTGTGACGGGCATCGATAAGGAGGAGAGCGTTGAAATGCTGCACGCAATGGTCACGGCACCGAAGCCGGAGCAGGACGATGGGTTCGGGGTGGCCGGTGGGCGTGTGAAAGCGAAAAAGGTGCCGGTAAGCAATAAGGCGCCGAGCGGCTATCGGGTGATCGATTTCGGGCTGCTGATCAAGAAGTCGAAGGACGAGGTGGACGAAAAGTTGCGCCGGGAGGCGTGCAACGTCACGATTGACCGGCGGAACGAGGCGCAAACGGTGAAGGTACCGTTTCAGGTGGACTGTCTCAGTATGGTGCACCGGACGAAGAAGCTGGACAAGTGTTTCGACAACATGGTGGAAAGTGTGGACTGTTCGCTCGGGTTGATCGAGGCCGCACTGCTCGAGCAGCTGCGGCACCAGAAACGGTTGTACGTGTCCAAGTGCTACCATATGCTGCCGCGGGAGCTGGGCCACTTTGTGACGTGCGTGTATCCGCTCGGGGAGGAGGTGAGCGAAACGGACTCGTTTCTGGAGCGGCAGCGCGCTAGCATGCACAAGCAGTTTGTGCTACCGCTGAACCGGCCCTACTTCCGGAAGGGCAATGCGCACCGGTTTGGACCGAGCAAGGTGCTGATCAATCCGCACGAAACTCTCACCGTGCCACGTAAGTCGGGAATGGCCAATAATTGGTTTTCcaactgaaaaatcaaattccaataacgctttgtttcttttcttggaCTATTCAGATCCAGAGGGCAGAACCGCGGTTGTGGACGGTGTGTACACCTACCATCACTACATGCAGGACAGCTTCGACGATAACGGCTGGGGCTGCGCGTACCGGTCGCTGCAAACGCTCGTCTCCTGGTTCAACCTGCAGGGGTACAGTTCCGGTCCGATTCCGACCCACAACGACATACAGTCCTGCCTGGTGCGGCTCGGCGATAAGCAGCGGCCCTTTATCGGGTCCCGCCAATGGATCGGTTCGACCGAGGTGTCCATGTGTTTGAGCGGACTGCTCGGGATCGATTCGCGCATCATGTTCGTGATGCACGGCAGTGAGCTGGCGTCGCGTGGCatggagctgctgcagcatttCCAGCAGGAAGGCACTCCGATCATGATTGGGGGCGGCGTGCTGGCACACACCATACTGGGCGTCTCGATGAACGCGGAGCTGGGCGAGACCAAGTTTCTGATACTGGACCCACACTATACCGGCCCGGACGAGCTTGGTCCGGTACTGGGGAAAGGGTGGTGCGCATGGAAGGGAGGCGACTTTTGGGACAAAGTCGCCCATTACAACCTATGCATGCCAATACGTCCGAAGCGATTGTAAGGGATGGGGGTGACAGGGTCGGAGatatgcttttttgtgtgtttatgatGGCGCGCCGggaaaccgttttttttttgtttgtttcacacaTGTTTCTCGTCTTTATCGTCTGTATAATTGTTGTTGCTTAAAAACATGTTCTCCCTCTatttaaaatcacttttttgtaTTCAAATTCGGGATAGGGCTCTCGTGCTGTGTACGATTTACGCGAGAGAGAGTGTTTGGCCAGTTTTTAAAAACGTTGGCCGATCGACTGCAAACTATATTATAATAAAGCACTTTAAATGTTTACAACTTTAAAATACTATCTTGTCAATTCTGTCCTAAGGTATCTTTTTGTCGTGTTCGTTTATAAGTTACCACCACATTTGGGGCCACTCGGGTGCTCTATTACAGTGATCTTCAACCTGTGGTTCGCGGGTTCTACAAAATATTGCAGAGCACTGAAAACGCTTCACATTCGGAAAGGTCACAGCATGACTGTGTAGATCGTTTCGTTGCGGTAGACTATGCATT
Coding sequences within:
- the LOC120902564 gene encoding probable DNA-directed RNA polymerase III subunit RPC6; translated protein: MDEIAQIGFQIIALAKDKPEGINNDDLAESLQSVPPEQRVQALNKLLQEAVLEILKKGNTLIYRLKDPGKKSSAPKDIDNEERVIYNIVEEGGNKGIWIRDIRVKSNLVMTQLNKVLKQLENKKLIKAVKSVNASKKKVYMLYNLEPDRSITGGAWYQDQDFEAEFVDVLNQQCLRFLRQKREVAKGSGEGPLAVQKLSECSVADVHRFISDLGISKISLDEDDLETILKTVVYDGKAERVAQISGGFLYRAIETPIAAPGLVQMPCGICPVVKNCADCGEITPQLCTYISEWLD
- the LOC120902563 gene encoding zonadhesin-like; protein product: MLLSRSSKGATLLGGLLWIVFFANLVAGQLTLYGSRAPSMRRPLTRQLVGQCPAPYFPNGEAKIRNRGRMMRFDCAYGFKLVGNRYSNCQNGRWDTSIPVCVKSGCSLLAPIESGHVLYEMNKASAFLSCFEGTELAGSRNAYCNGTHWDRPLGICRRTGQATPTACDFETESLCGWSNDALHDFDWKRSDGTLNPRALRTGPKYDHTTMQPKAGHFMIVDSGEQLTNDTARFISPLFEPELSVGACFQFYYHMYGESVGTLKVFVKPMSADLYDLQPVFVQRGNQKNVWHEGHVEVGQQAERFQVVIEASLGMRYKSDIAIDDVSLLQGDSCRVAVEDGEEPPPAEVENVPVKIESCENRCGSSMAAVLNANDTIVHCDCHEDCVTSETCCPDYRERCVFQVAVGGSNVSTTTPVPVPSTSTTVRTTTAKAAATTSTRPVTTTSTTVSSTTTTTTTTTTTTTAKPTTSSATTTRSTTTKPSTTSTVSTTTTKKYNLRPRPSLVPLTNRPQLPPTTTPAATTRKTTTPTTTATSTTVTTTIPTTTQSDLVAVEQSVPSTTEEVIMPGLAMAPLQPVEKLHSTPSLMKFFVYAISTVVLFACILSAAYLYARRSRSSVLARLKEKSQKSGFEDIRFLAGDEDLDFNITHGRDVEEGEEVLEKEGKGEAKAKQETKPSKKDAKADIVRMAKQEDKKNLATHGRGEEDSNTDSDASTDDDGAGGGGAKRTHGKPNKKAYQKYVKHHDEDMASSLL
- the LOC120903253 gene encoding ufm1-specific protease 2; the encoded protein is MIVKLRISEHVKKRICDPTFASSPGTGELYGTICDGVPTVIGFARVLKQLAEAATVDPDAAEKCAPADTPAPIQHSLPSGLDLIGWVKTGPYADPTDFLLKAGPDAFVTDNPVYLHYTGEPGADLQTFIFEQRKLQSVECVLFADEFLHREYYLLRLQCTLTLVCEQTEKSVCENAFRLRRQLGSGSVAFTVPAAAGVMLSDYAVTGIDKEESVEMLHAMVTAPKPEQDDGFGVAGGRVKAKKVPVSNKAPSGYRVIDFGLLIKKSKDEVDEKLRREACNVTIDRRNEAQTVKVPFQVDCLSMVHRTKKLDKCFDNMVESVDCSLGLIEAALLEQLRHQKRLYVSKCYHMLPRELGHFVTCVYPLGEEVSETDSFLERQRASMHKQFVLPLNRPYFRKGNAHRFGPSKVLINPHETLTVPHPEGRTAVVDGVYTYHHYMQDSFDDNGWGCAYRSLQTLVSWFNLQGYSSGPIPTHNDIQSCLVRLGDKQRPFIGSRQWIGSTEVSMCLSGLLGIDSRIMFVMHGSELASRGMELLQHFQQEGTPIMIGGGVLAHTILGVSMNAELGETKFLILDPHYTGPDELGPVLGKGWCAWKGGDFWDKVAHYNLCMPIRPKRL